The region CGCGGAGGAGTGCGGGGCCCGGATGTCCACCGGGAAGGCCGCCTTGAGGATCTTCTCCGCCTCGTGCCAGTCGATCTCGGTCTCGACGTCGATCCGGCGGCTGCCGGCCCGCACGGTGATCGTCTGCACGATCCGGGAGCCCTTGCCGAAGGCGCGCTCCACCTTCAGCGCGCCGAGCAGCGGGCCGTCCTCGACGACCGTGACGGACTCGGCGTCGAGCAGGTCCGTGTAGCGGTTCTTGTAGTGCTTGTCGATGTCCCAGGCGTCCCAGTAGTTCGGGAGGTCGCTGTGCAGACGGAGCAGGTTGCCCTTGTCGGCGAGGACCTCACGGCCGGCCGTCAGGTCGCGTACGGAGGCCAGCGTGCCGTCCTCGGCCAGCTCGACGCGGACCAGTCCGTTGTCGAGGACGCGGCCGTCGACGGTCACCGGCTGCGGGGGCTCACCCGCGTCGAGCAACGCGCTGCCGTTCGCGGGGACTTCGGCGTACATCGGGATGCCGACGGAAGTGCGGACCACCTCGGCGCGGTCGACCGGGCTGGTGTTGAACACCCGGGTCTCGCCCGTGCCCAGCGCGGCCACGGCCTCGGCCGTGATCACCTCGACCTCCTTCGCCACCCGCGCGTACTCCGCCTCGGCCTCCCGGTGTACCCAGGCGATGGACGAGCCGGGCAGGATGTCGTGGAACTGGTGGAGCAGGACGGTCTTCCAGAGCCGGTCGAGCTTCTCGTACGGGTAGGCGTAGCCCGGCGCGTTCAGCGCGGCGGTGGTCGCCCACAACTCGGCCTCGCGCATGCGGTGTTCGCTGCGCCGGTTGCCCTGCTTGGTGCGGGCCTGCGAGGTGTAGGTGGCGCGGTGCAGCTCCAAGTACAGCTCACCGGACCAGACCTGGTCCTTGGGGATCTCCTCGCGGGCGGTGGCGAAGAAGGCGTCCGGGTGCTCGACACGGACCTTCGCCGAGCCCTCCAGGCTCGCCAGACGCCGGGCGCGCTCCATCATCTCGCGGGTGGGTCCGCCACCGCCGTCACCGTGGCCGAAGGGTGCCAGGGACGTCGTACCGCGGCCCTTGTCCTGGTAGTTGCGGACGGCGTGCGCCATCTCCTTGCCGGAGAACTCGGCGTTGTAGGTGTCGACGGGCGGGAAGTGCGTGAAGATGCGGGTGCCGTCGAGGCCCTCCCACCAGAAGCTGTGGTGGGGCAGCTTGTTGGTCTGGTTCCAGGAGAGCTTCTGGGTCAGGAACCAGTCGTTGCCGGCGAGCTTGGCGAGCTGCGGGTAGGCCGCGTTGTAGCCGAAGGAGTCCGGCAGCCAGACGCCCTTGGTCTCGATGCCGAAGTGCTCGATGAAGAACCGCTTGCCGTGGATGAGCTGGCGGGCCAGCGCCTCGCCGCCGGGCAGGTTGCCGTCGGCCTCCACCCACATGCCACCGACCGGCGCCCAGTTCCCGTCGGCGACGGCCTTCTTGATGCGCGCCCACACATGCGGGTAGTTGTCGCGCACCCACTCGTACTGCTGGGCCTGTGAGCAGGCGAAGACCAGTTCCTCGTACTCCTCGGCGAGCGCGGTGACGTTCGAGAAGGTGCGGGAGGTCTTGCGCTTGGTCTCGCGGATCGGCCACAGCCAGGCGGAGTCGATGTGCGCGTGACCGGCGGCGGAGAGGGTGTGGGCGCTGGCGTGCGCGGGCTTGGCCAGGGTGGGGGCCAGCACCGCGCGGGCGGCGGCGGCCGTCCCGGAGATGTCGTCCAGGTCGAGGGCGTCCATCGCCTGGTCCAGCGCGATCATGATCTCGTGGCGGCGCGGGTCGAGCTCGCCCAGCTCCAGCATGAGTTCGCGCAGCACCTGGACATCGAGGTCGAGGTGCCAGACGTTCTCGTCGAGGACGGCGATGTCGGCGCGCTTGAAGGTGTAGAGCGGCTTGTCACCGGCCGTGAGGCGGTCGCCGAGCGGGGTCGGGCCCGCGAAGTCGTTCGCGAGGATGTCGGGGTTGGAGGCCGCCTCGACCAGGTAGTGGATCTCCTCGCCGCCCGTGGCCGGGTGGGCGATCGGCACGTACTGGTTCTGCGGGTTGACCGCCTTCAGCGGGACCCCGTCCGGGAGGTGGACGAGCGCCTCGGCCTGGTTGCCGGGCCAGTCGCCCACGAAGCCGAGGTCGAAGACGGCCTCGACGCGCTTGCCCGCCCAGTCCGCGGGGACCGACCCGCGCATCCGGAACCAGGTGGTGCCCCACGGCGGACCCCAGGGGGTGTCCATCGCGAAGGGCTTGTACGGCGCCGTGGCGGCCTCCTCGAAGGGGACCGGCTCGCCGGGCGCCTGCCAGGCCTCGACCTCGAAGGGCACCGAGGCGGCGTAGATCGCGGGCTTGATGCGCTGGTCGTGGACGCGTGCGACGCGCTCCTCGATCCGGCGGCGTTCGTCGTGCATGTGAGGTCTCCAGGAGCCAAGAAGCCAAGAAAGGGGGAAAGCGCTTACTTAAGGTACGCCAGGCCTGGGTGGACCGACGCGTACCCCTCGACCAGACGACGGGCCACGTTCACGGAGTCGACGAGCGGGTGCAGGGCGAAGGCCTTCACGGCGGTCGCGCGCGAGCCGGACTCGGCCGCGGACAGGACCTCGCGCTCCACCGCCTTGACCGCGCAGACCAGCCCGCTGGCGTGGTCGGGCAGCGGGTCGACGGCGACCGGGTGG is a window of Streptomyces mirabilis DNA encoding:
- a CDS encoding alpha-mannosidase; amino-acid sequence: MHDERRRIEERVARVHDQRIKPAIYAASVPFEVEAWQAPGEPVPFEEAATAPYKPFAMDTPWGPPWGTTWFRMRGSVPADWAGKRVEAVFDLGFVGDWPGNQAEALVHLPDGVPLKAVNPQNQYVPIAHPATGGEEIHYLVEAASNPDILANDFAGPTPLGDRLTAGDKPLYTFKRADIAVLDENVWHLDLDVQVLRELMLELGELDPRRHEIMIALDQAMDALDLDDISGTAAAARAVLAPTLAKPAHASAHTLSAAGHAHIDSAWLWPIRETKRKTSRTFSNVTALAEEYEELVFACSQAQQYEWVRDNYPHVWARIKKAVADGNWAPVGGMWVEADGNLPGGEALARQLIHGKRFFIEHFGIETKGVWLPDSFGYNAAYPQLAKLAGNDWFLTQKLSWNQTNKLPHHSFWWEGLDGTRIFTHFPPVDTYNAEFSGKEMAHAVRNYQDKGRGTTSLAPFGHGDGGGGPTREMMERARRLASLEGSAKVRVEHPDAFFATAREEIPKDQVWSGELYLELHRATYTSQARTKQGNRRSEHRMREAELWATTAALNAPGYAYPYEKLDRLWKTVLLHQFHDILPGSSIAWVHREAEAEYARVAKEVEVITAEAVAALGTGETRVFNTSPVDRAEVVRTSVGIPMYAEVPANGSALLDAGEPPQPVTVDGRVLDNGLVRVELAEDGTLASVRDLTAGREVLADKGNLLRLHSDLPNYWDAWDIDKHYKNRYTDLLDAESVTVVEDGPLLGALKVERAFGKGSRIVQTITVRAGSRRIDVETEIDWHEAEKILKAAFPVDIRAPHSSAEIQFGHVQRPTHTNTSWESARFEVYGHRWVHIAEPGYGVAVINDSTYGHDVSRTVREDGGTTTTVRLSLVRAPRVPDPEADQGKHRFTYALLPGASIEDAIAEGYALNLPLRVADSAGPVEPVVSVDGEGVTIEAVKLADDASGDVVVRLYESRGGRGTGTLRTGFPLAGAQVTDLLERPLTTVGTDGNAVPVALRPFEVQTLRLAVVKA